The genomic segment ATTACAGACACAACCCCCATAGAACCCATTAAGTTGGCAACACGGCTTGCGCCACCtttttctaccctccaccatccacagaatgggggtatacttatctaatcattctggttgtaacacctcgaaatattcgtctaagaccccataatgtatatatattcttgatcgtctcgacgttctgtatcgatctagccatgtccgtccgtccatccgtctgtcgaaagcacgatagatgtcgaacgcgtaaagctagccgcttgaaatattgcacagatacttaatattgatgtaggtcgttggggattacaaatgggccatatcggttcagatttagatttgacttcttaggcctttagaagccaaaatttttttccgatttggctgaaattttgcatgcgatgttctgttacgacatccaacaactgaaccaaatatggtctttaacctgatttagctcccatgtaaacctttctctcgatcatccttgttcggttcctagaagcattaatttttgctggtttgactgaagtttggtatgtagaattatgcccttcaactaaatttagtttgtatacatttttagcagaattcatggcggtgggtttccaagattcggcctatccgaacttagcacgcttttacttgtttatactcaccaccataggatagggggcatattcaattattcattccttttgcaacacatcgaaatataaatttccgaccctacaaagcatatatatttcggatcgtcgtaaaattctaagattatttattgcccgattgcgcataatttgccttgccgggcttgggtataaacaccaccctttcctactgccaggctttcggagcatATGAAAGCcataggcatgctgtgaaaattttggccagacgaggcgccagatagtctgcctctttctgcagtaacgccggaaatattccatcaggtccgggtgacttaaatggtttgaagctcctcaaagatttcttcaacgtcattattccaagattccggtgtctccgtgagtcccttcgtatcctgcggaaaatgggttttcatcaaaagcctcaacatgtcctccgttgtctctgctctcactcccatgtcgtctactacaGTTTCAGTTTAGTAGCCTTAATAAACAGTATTTTATTAACCGGAACAGGTACaacaatatctctattatttttttggtcCAACGAATGTAGGGCTAAGAAGTTCTACCGTAGCGTAACCAATTTTAATGCGCCAATGTCAACTGCTGCATAATCCCTAAGATGTCCCGGTATCGGCGTGCCTCTGTCATGTCAATACGCATGTGGTCGTGCAACACCTTGACATTAGGGGCTTACTTTTATGATAGAGTATTGCAACTACCTCTAGCGGGGGAGTTCtttcatgatgaaatggcagagtatactgaacacttttcactttcacagaTGACGTTTGAACACAATTATCAATCAGTGCTGCCACCCCGAAAAActtattgggttgaccaaaaagtaattgcggatttttcatatagtcggcgttgaaaaattttttcacagcttgtgactctgtcattgcattctttcttctgtcagttatcagctgttacttttagcttgctttggaaaaaaagtgtaaaaaagtatatttgattaaagttcattctaaattttattaaaaatgcatttactttcttttaaaaaatccgcaattactttttgggcaacccaataacgtATAAAAAATCTCATTTCAGAACTGATTGATTTTCTTCCAGCTTCCACATACTGTAATTTGAGTGATATATtgacatttatttaaaaaagttcTAATtatctatttttcttttttcctttttcagtCTGCAACGGAAACACGAAAGTTGGAAAAACAATTGAAATTCACACAAACCCTTCAATGGATTACGCTGGTCGTTCTCTTTATACTTTCCATAGCCGTTATATACTTgctcaaattgcaaattgtcaACGACGAGGGATGCCTAAGCAAAGATGGCTTAGCTGATGCTGTAGATTTCGCTACATGTGCCAAGGGCAAGGCGGATCTATAATATTTACTTACGAAATGCAATTTGACCAAACAACGCCTCCTTAATGCTGCCGCAGCTGCCACCACAAAATGTCGTTACTTTAAGGCAGCAAAAATCCACAAACTCATCAAACATTGTCAGTGTCCAGAGGGCTATGTGGCCACCGATGCATTCGGCGATATGGATGATGCAGCGTCAGCGGACCCCTATGGCTTCGGCGATGAATGTGGACACAAAGatggaggtggtgttttgggaggCGGCTATTTGCTTGGTCTCGTCGCATTCGCACGTAAATTTGCCCGTTGCATACTAACGCTTACAATGCTCTTTGCCATTGTGTTTATAACTTTCTATTTGTGTTCGACATCCCGTGAGAATCCATCGCTTGTAATATCCAGTAATGCCCTGCTGCAGGTCACCGAAGCTGAGTACACGTTAACGACATATGATTGGACCTGAACTAATCACAAAACATGGACAAGGACATACAGAGGGAACTAGAAGGCGTTGGATGATATTTAAGATGTttattattgcattattttattttttttttcttttgtttaaatttatatgTGTATCGAATGTAGTGAAACACCAAATGAAGCgaagagcaagaatttattGTTATAATAATGATGATATCTATGTAGGATGCATGtcgaaacaaaaactaaaatattagTTTGGAATAGTGATGATCATGGATAATGGATTGTAATATGGATGGAGAACGTTgatttatttatgtttaaatagtttttgtttttggtcgtAAATTCAGTGACCAGCCGTAAACGGCAAATAAAACTAATTTCTACTTTCAATTTTCCTGTCTATCCCCTTATGATGTGTACCGTCAATGTGTAAATataaaacataaacaaactTTAGGACTATCAATGTTTATTCTTAACCTCTCCCTAAACAATCACTCAAACTCGGAaactcttgaaaaaaaaaaaaaaacaaatagtttCTTGCTGTTCATTTGACTTGGCACCATGTTTTTAAATAGCCTAAAAGCCAAACCTATAgcccaaaataatttttagtttttttttttttcttaaaactacaaaataaaaaatatacctaCACCCTCTATTGCTATgttcatttttataaatttaatgtGTTTACAGAttttatttatgtaaaattttattaaacactATGGTGTTTCCCTTCGTAGAATCAAAATttacaacattttatttataaaaaaacaacgaTTATTTGCGCAATAACATacgatttatttattataacaaaataaatggTCCACATTAACTTAGGTATGAAggttaacaatttttttgattttattatacAATAAATCAAATTGTTATGCTACAAAAAACATATTTGTTCATTTTCGCAGGTTTTAAAACAACTATTTTGTAAGAGGATTCATTAATTTATTCAAGCtttattaacaaaaataaaaatatatgacaaaataaatgaaaataaataaaccaaacaatcaatcaatcaatcaataaatataaaaatcgtggaaattttaaatgtaaCCTTTAGTTAAAAGTTATTCAACGTTCAACACTCATAGTGAACAGACCAGACGTTTTTTCTGCCTGTTTTCAATAGGCTACCGCACTTAGTTTTCTCCATAAACTCTCTCGCTCTacgtttgtttttatacccaccacctgggatgcacttataaggtgaggtcatgcgaacttacttactttactttaattggctatgacagaatatttgtaccactagccgaacgtagaatagcgttccaagcgcctcgatcttctgcgctcactctaaaatctctgacaccaagttttgagctGCTCccgccacttgatctttccatcgggcttttggtctttccggtttgcgtgtaccaccgtgtttgccttcaaaagacttctttgatggagcttcttcatctattctgacaacatgacctagccaacgcagcctgtGTATTtttatgcgtgtaactatgctatcgtcgtcatacagctcgtggttcatacgtcgcctatattctccattaacacaaactggcccatatattttacgaagaatatttctctcaaatactccaagcactgcctcatctgctttcacaagtacccatgcctcagaaccatataacagcacgggtagtatcagtgtcttatattgggttgcctaaaaagtaattgcggattttttaaaagaaagtaaaagcatttttaataaaacttagaatgaactttaatcaaatatataaatgccattttgttcgataaccttttgccatctttctggcaaatttagtattccacgcacatagaacttctggcctttatctgcaaaaaactgaaccaagtgcgattttatagcctcatcattgccgaaagttttaccatttaaggagttctgcaaagatcgaaataaatggtagtcggatggtgcaaggtcagggctatatggtggatgcatcaaaagactcagtttttggcgagtgaccaaagatgtgtgcggtctagcgttgtcctggtggaatatgacacctttacgattgaccaattctggtcgcttctccttgatgggtgtattcaatttgtccaattgttgacagtaaacatccgaattaatcgtttggttccttggaagcagcttaaaatataccacacccttccaatcccaccaaacagacagcataaccttcttttggtggatatcagcctttgaagtggtttgagctggttcaccatgcttggaccatcatcgttttcgactaacgttgttgtaaacaatccatttttcatctccagttatgattcgttttaaaaacggatcgaattcattgtgtttaaggtgcatatcacaagcgttgattcggtttgtcaaatgtttttctttcaatacatgtggtacccatattaaaattgacgccaaacaaacaaatgtaaacaaaatttcgcgcactttttttctaaagcaagctaaaagtaacagctgataactgacacaagaaagaatgcaattacagagtcacaagccgttgaaaaaatttgtcaacgccgactatattactactatattaccgacaattacttgtcgggcaacccaatataatgtaatcttcgtctgccgagaggtggccttgtttctaaactgcttacttagtccaaattagcatctgtttgacagtattattcttcgcttaatatCCAAACTGGTGTCATACGTTTTGGTTACGGccatgccgaggtagataaagttactgactgtctcaaagttgtgattcccaacttcctccattttatttatctttatctgctcggttgtgcaaggctttttgggagttgaaaccatccatttcgtcttatctccatttactgccagacccattttcactgactctctttcgattctttcaaaggctgcagttactacttccggtgaccgacctatgatatcgatgtcgtcggcataggcgagtagcatgtgttctcttgtgattagtctgccatatctattcacatctgcatctcgtataatcttctccaaaaggatattaaagagatcacacgataggctgtctgaacctcgtttgatattgaatggtttggagagattctttcctattcttactgaggaacgcgtatcagcaagtgccatcatgcagagtcttattaattttgcagggataccaaagacatgacttgaaatacctttgaacgtaaaggagtatcgaaggcggctttgtagtcaacaaagagatggtaggggTTGTTTTgtctttctcgggtcttttccaggttatggcgcaatgtgaatatctggtccagggtggatttatcaggtctaaagccgcattgatagggcccataTTATTATCTCATttacttttggttttaatctttcacacagtacgctcgagagtatcttgtatgcgatggggaggagacttattcctctgtagttggcacattgcgttttgtctcctttcttgtgtacgggacatagtatgctggggttccaatcatcgggtatgcgttcttctaggcagatagcgcagataagctgatgcatacgccttatcagcgtgtcgcctccggtcttaaacagttcagcgggtaacccgtcggctcctgctgccttgttgttcttaagtcggatcactgctacttggacctcattctgactaggaggtaaacattctataccatcatcagggattggttctgcggtattctcttcgccaccaaagtcggacactagcatttgggtaaaatgttgtttccatatcgtcagcatgttatctgtgtcagttatcagattgtctctgcaggaggatgtgcctgcaccaaagccatcggtttgatgtttgattctttggtagaatttccggactttattctgactcctgtacactcacgtttttccatttattttctcatctggcgcgttgctactgatttcagggttgctctatatgccgcattcttgacttcagtagcatcatgggtttcttggaggaggcttccggtacccaagtacggatttcgcagcattttccatggagtgggcaatagtttgccgctgcgccattatatcatctgAACAAGGTATGCTTTCATCaggcagttgggtcagtcgagtggagtatgccgctaccatctgttgtgtttgcagcttttcaatgtccagcttctgtgCTGTGTCAGATCgtgctttcctcgccatgttcaaacgggtgcgaacctttgctgcaacaaggtaatgatccgaatctatatttgctccacggatcgatcgtacatctaacacgatggatgaatgccttccatctatcacaacgtgatcaatttggttcctcgtgttgtGAACGGGCGACagtcatgtggctttgtgaatatttttatgttgaaatctggtgctaccaacttccatgttttttgccgcggcgaaatctatcagcctcaacatgcgaacagctgagtacaattttttactctagtaaatctaaatgtcaaaggctttataacacagctgtgatttttttcgaaaatcttaaaaatatgttctatttgatccgatattccacacttAAGCAACAAAATCGTGTTAGGTTAGGAAAGAGTGGCAGTcccttacagactcacttagacaatattaagtccattgtgatacctaaGTAGCGAcaaaccaaggcttctggcgggaatcgaacccacaacccctgcactggtaatccaagcacgctaccaactcggctaccgggacgCCTAACAAGACAGTGTTTTAATgatgaaaataaaacacatttgaagaaataatttgtaaaaccatacttatttctaaaaccactttgacatttccatTTACGGCATTTACCACTTagggtagtttcgttgggggtagaattttgttgttgtgctaatgaacCTACCTCTTTATTTTGccatgcccaccaccatagaatggggatataggaacctagtcattccgtttgtaacacctcaaaatatttgtttaataccccataaagtatttatattgggttgcccaaaaagtaattgcgaattttttaaaataaagtaaatgcatttttaataaaacttagaatgaactttaatcaaatatacttttttacactttttttctaaagcaagctaaaagtaacagctgataactgactgaagaaagaaagaaattacagagtcacaagccgttgaaaaaatttgtcaacgccgactatatgaaaaatccgcaattactttttgggcaacccaatatattcttcaatgaaattttgcatgtagtgtttttttatgaattacaacaaatttgccaagtacggtctataatcggtctataatctgatatagctcccatataaaccaatctctcgatttgacttcttgagcccctgaaagccgcaatttttgtccgatttggctgaaatttcgcatgcaatgttccgttatgacttcgaacaacgaagtacggtcaaaatcagtctataacctgacatagctcctatgaaaaccggtctctcgatcatccttactCGGTTCCTATAAGATTtcattttgctggtttgaaagaagcttggtatgtagaataaagttatgccatacactttaatttattttgtataaatttttagcagaatccatggtggtgggttcccaagattcggcccggccaaacttaacacgcttttacttgttctttttcatTCGTATATTCTTATAAATCACACGATTAGAGCAAGAAACCCAGTAAAGAAAGGCGAAAGGCGCACGGAGCCGACTTTAAAATACCCTACGCCACGTAGTCTATGTACTAATCGTAATGTATAGAACTTATCTCCaagtctagtcagactttaattttgcatatttcaaccatactaagcacagttgttggaagtcataacgaaacacgtcatgccaaatttcagcaaaatcggataggaattacgccctctagaggctcaagaagtaaagtagggagatctagagggcgcaattcttatccgatttggctgaaattttgctcatatcgTTTTGGtctgacttgcaacaactgtgtgaagtttggtctaaatctaaataaatataaaccgatctcctggttttacttcttaagtcctagacggcgcaatacctatccaatttgtctaaaattttgcatatgtcgtttttgtAAGACTTCCAgcaattgtaccaagtatgatttaaaacctggaaaagacccgagtttggggaagtcgtacagaccgatctcccttctctcaccagtagaaaagacgcttgaggcattactcctcccgaggatcgtaggagaatttccattcgccgtgcattaacatggatttcgaagacagaatagcacaacaactgctttgcatgccatcaacgcacatat from the Stomoxys calcitrans chromosome 1, idStoCalc2.1, whole genome shotgun sequence genome contains:
- the LOC106093805 gene encoding uncharacterized protein LOC106093805 → MDDAASADPYGFGDECGHKDGGGVLGGGYLLGLVAFARKFARCILTLTMLFAIVFITFYLCSTSRENPSLVISSNALLQVTEAEYTLTTYDWT